GCCATTCTCCTCTGCGGCCCGCCCGCCTTTGTTCGCCTGGCCCTGCACACTCACCGCCGCCATCGCCCGCCCGGAGCCAGGCGCCGAGAGCAAACGCCACCCGACGCGAAAAAGGAGGCACAGGCGTTTCTCGTCAAAGCAGACTTTATTGGGCGCCGGGGCCGCCCCGCGCGCGCCGCCCGCTCCCCCGCGCGTCCTCCGGGCCGCTGGCCTGCCTAGACCCCGCGTGCGGCCGACCCCGCCCTCTCCCGCAGGCCCCCTCCCCCGCGGCGCCGGGGACCGCGCACCGCTCACCGGCTCCCGAGGCGGCGGCTGCAGCGGCGACGCCCCGCTCCCGAGTGCGGCCCGGGCCCGGGGCGGCGGGTCTCGCTGCTGTTGCACCGCGGAGGGCGGGAGCCGCGCGACTCTCGGCGGCGGGCGGTGGCGGCGCGCTGACGTCACGCGCCGCGGCCATCCGGCGCGCGCGGGGGCCGCCCCGTCGACCCCAATCCGGGAGGAGCCCGGGTGAGTGGGCGGGGCCACGACGGCGAACGGGCAGATCGATTGGCAGAGGGGGAGGAGCGAGAGGGCCAGTGGGCGAGTGGGAGCGAGGCGGGGCGGGCCGAGGCCAGCGCGGAAGTCTCGCGAGGCCGAGCCCGAGCGGAgtgtggcggcggcggcggcggcgagatCTGGGCTCGGGGTGAGGAGTTGGTATTTGTGTGGAAGGAGGCGGAGGcgcaggaggaagggggaagcGGAGCGCCGGCCCGGAGGGCGGGAGGAGGCGCGGCCAGAGCGGGCGGCCGAGGCGCGGCGAGGCGGGGCGCCGGGGCGAGCAGCGGCCGAGCGAGCGCGGGGCGCACCGAGGCGAGGAGGCGGGGaagcccgccgccgccgccgccgcgcccgccccttccccccgccgcccgccccctctccccccgcccgcccgcccgccgccttcctccctctgccttccttccccacgGCCGGCCGCCTCCTCGCCCGCCCGCCCGTAGCCCCGGAGCGGAGGCCGCCGCGGCCGTGGCGGCGGAGCCCTCAGCCATGGCCTCGGGCGACACCCTCTACATCGCCACGGACGGCTCGGAGATGCCGGCCGAGATCGTGGAGCTGCACGAGATTGAGGTGGAGACCATCCCGGTGGAGACCATCGAGACCACGGTGGTGGgcgaggaggaagaggaggacgacgacgacgAGGACGGCGGTGGCGGCGACCACGGTGGCGGGGGCGGCCACGGGCACGcgggccaccaccaccaccaccaccaccaccacccgccCATGATCGCGCTGCAGCCGCTCGTCACCGACGACCCGACCCAGGTGCACCACCACCAGGAGGTGATCCTGGTGCAGACGCGCGAGGAGGTGGTGGGCGGCGACGACTCGGACGGGCTGCGCGCCGAGGACGGCTTCGAGGACCAGATCCTCATCCCGGTGCCCGCGCCGGCCGGCGGCGACGACGACTACATCGAGCAGACGCTGGTCACCGTGGCGGCGGCCGGCaagagcggcggcggcggctcgtCGTCGTCGGGCGGCGGCCGCGTCAAGAAGGGCGGCGGCAAGAAGAGCGGCAAGAAGGGCTACCtcggcggcggggccggggcggcgggcggcgcggaCGCGGGCAACAAGAAGTGGGAGCAGAAGCAGGTGCAGATCAAGACCCTGGAGGGCGAATTCTCGGTCACCATGTGGTCCTCAGGTGAGCGCCGGCGCGCGCCGGCCCCcgggatgtttttgttttgaagggAAGCCATGTTTTATGTGTGTGATGGGCGCCGCCATCTTCTTCGCAGGGCAAGTATGGCGGCCCCAAAAGATGGCGGgccgcggcgggggcggcgggccgGCGGGCCGGCGGGCCGAAGATGGCGGCGGGAGGCGCGGCGCCGCCCGCTAGGCCGCAATGGCGTAGTTTCCCCGGGCGGGGCGGCcgcgcggcgcggggcggggcggcgcggcggggcggggcgcgctGGGGCCAACGGACGGCCGCCGGCCCGTTGTCCGCCGCCCCCGCCCGGCTGGCTCCCCCGcgaggcctgggggtgggggggggcgcggggcgggcctCGGCCGGGTTGCGCGGAGCTCGCGCCCGGCCGGGCCGCCCGCCGTCGCCTTTCCCCCGCCTTCCTCTGGGGGGCGTCTcggccccgccccgctccccttccctctcctcccttcccctcccctccccttccccttccccttccccttccccggACCCTCAGCTGCTCCCGAGAGGCGCCTTCCGCTCCCACGCCCGGCGCGCAGGCCGGACTCTGCCCGCGGCTGCGCTCCCCGTGCTCCCCGCGCTCGCCTCGGTGGGGCGGGACTTGGGCGGCACGTAGGGCTCGCGTGTGCAGGCTCCGCGCCGCCGGGGCCTGTCACTGCGCTGCCGGCGAGGTCCTCgcttccctcccccgccccccgcagcaCGTCGGGGCGAGGGTCCGCGAGGTTTTGTAGATTGCTCTTAACCCTTTACGTTTGGGGAAGTTTCAGTTTGTCGAGGGTTCGGCGCGTTGCAAATAGGTCGGTTATCTACGCGACTGGGGACGTTTGTCACTAAATAAAGTCGAGTACTTTAAGTCTTTGCACGAATTTTAGTTGACAGAAGGCCATCTACTTTCTTTCCCCGTGAAGAGATTCTacaaagccaaagaaaatatCTAGAGCAAAAGGGACTTACTgcgtgttaatttttttttttttttaactttataaccATGGAAAAGCTGGCTTTTTTCCCTGTGGgtgtcttgttctttttttcacatgCTATCTAGTTAAATTGCCGGGATAGTAAGTACACTGAGAATGATCCTGCCATGGCTAGTTAATTTTCTATTTGTGAAGATCGTCACACGTAGTACCAAGTTTGTGTTGTAGAATCCTTCTCCCAGGATTACTTTACCGCTGTCCCATAAATTCTGAGAATTGGACGCAGCCTCCAAGCGCGATGACCCTTGAGTATTAAAAGATCGTTAACAATTGAGAGGAACAAATGAAGCGCGAGGTGAAAAGGCCGGTAGGGAAGGCTGGTCTGGTTGTAGCTCCTGCAAGCCCCGAGACGAGCTAACTAACCTCGGACGGATCTGGGACTCAGAGGACCGAGCAAAGGGATCCGAGTTGCTGCCAGAATTCGATAGCAGGTATTAATAGGCGCTGCTGTTCTGGATTTCAGAGTGTCTTGTGGAGGTCTTAGGAGTTTGAGTTTAGTCGGAGGTACGTGTTTAAGTGAGACCTGTCCACTAACTTATTTGATGGTTGTCAGAGCACCTTCTGTAGATTCTGGTGGCTTAAGAATGAGCGCATGTACACCGATCGTGTTGAAACTGAAAGCCTTGTTTTTCCATTAATATGAATTGCTTATTGAATTTTGCTGGAATCAGGATACCATTTGAAATTAGGTATTAGATACCTAAAGATACGCCCACcacataaaaagtaaatttactttttcttacaGTGAGAACATGTTGGTTTTGCAGAAATTTGGAAAACCAGGGCGTTATATACTCTGTCCTTGATCTTACCAAGTTGCTTACCCGCTTTCCCATACCCAGAAAACTTGATAATGGAGGCTTTACTTGATGAAGTGATGCGTATCAAGTCAGccagtggagggggggggggttgggggggcattTGAGGGGCCTGACTAATGGGAGGTAATTTACAATGAAGTCAGCTTTGAAAAGTcattatttggggcgcctgggtggcgcagtcggttaagcgtccgacttcagccaggtcacgatctcgcggtccgtgagttccagccccgcgtcgggctctgggctgacggctcagagcctggagcctgtttccgattctgtgtctccctctctctctgcccctcccccgttcatgctctgtctctctctgtccccaaaataaataaacgttgaaaaaaaaaaatttaaaaaaaaaaaaataaaaaaaaaaaaagaaaagtcattattTCCCCCTGTAAGTGGCTGCTTACAGAGTTGAACAGTTTGGGGTTATTTTAATGCCCATTTCTTTGCAGAGTTAGTTGTCTGCATAACAGAGTACTCTGTACATAAAGCTGATTATAAATATTTGATGGCAATAACATAGTATGGCC
This region of Lynx canadensis isolate LIC74 chromosome B3, mLynCan4.pri.v2, whole genome shotgun sequence genomic DNA includes:
- the YY1 gene encoding transcriptional repressor protein YY1, which translates into the protein MASGDTLYIATDGSEMPAEIVELHEIEVETIPVETIETTVVGEEEEEDDDDEDGGGGDHGGGGGHGHAGHHHHHHHHHPPMIALQPLVTDDPTQVHHHQEVILVQTREEVVGGDDSDGLRAEDGFEDQILIPVPAPAGGDDDYIEQTLVTVAAAGKSGGGGSSSSGGGRVKKGGGKKSGKKGYLGGGAGAAGGADAGNKKWEQKQVQIKTLEGEFSVTMWSSDEKKDIDHETVVEEQIIGENSPPDYSEYMTGKKLPPGGIPGIDLSDPKQLAEFARMKPRKIKEDDAPRTIACPHKGCTKMFRDNSAMRKHLHTHGPRVHVCAECGKAFVESSKLKRHQLVHTGEKPFQCTFEGCGKRFSLDFNLRTHVRIHTGDRPYVCPFDGCNKKFAQSTNLKSHILTHAKAKNNQ